The DNA region TGGAATGGTAAATACTGGCGGCCATGGCTGTGATGATTGCGGCGGGAGTGCCGTGTCCGGTCACATCACCGATCAGAACATCCAGGCGTTTATCCCCGGCATAGTGATGAAAATCGTACCAGTCGCCTCCCGTTTCTGACGCGGATTTGTAATAACTGGCAATTTCAATTTCATCCAGAACAGGATCCTCACGGGGAATAAGAAACTGTTGCACAGTTTTGGCCGTTGCCAGTTCATGGCGCATTCGTTCATTCTGCTCAATTTTCAGGGAAGCCTGCTGAACCTTTTCCAGTGCCTGTCGAAGTTCATGGGTTTGTTCCATCACTTTTTGTTCCAGGGACGCGTTGATTTGCTGGATTTCCTGATTCAACTGAGCATTGTTGATAGCGGCGGCAATCTGATTCACATACCGGTCAGCCTTCATGATATCAGTATCAGTCAACAAAAATTCTTCATCCCTGTGGGAAAACACAATCACCCCGATCGTTTTGTTTTGCACATGCAACGGCAGCAACAGATAGGATCTGCAGGGACTCATGTCATATATTTTTTTGTCAAGGGGCAAAAATTGTTCAGAAAGCTCCGGAGTAACGGGTGAAATATAATAAGGGTCATTATTTATGCAACATTCACTGACAAAACTCGTATAGCCGGCCAACGGTATGGAAAGCTGATAAAATTCAACGAGGTTGTCATTGTGGATATAGCCGAAATATCGTGACGCCTGCAAATGGGTTCGCTCCTTGTTGACCAGAAAGAGTCCTATCTGATTGAAGGCAAATACGGTGTTCAGGGCAATTTGGGCAGTCTTCATCACTTCATCCAGATCTAGGGTGGAATTGACTGTCTGTAGCACCTGATTGATATGGGTGATTTCACGTTCCTTGGCCATGGTTTGTTCGAGCGATGCCTGGAGATCTTGCGTTCGCTGAAGGACACGATCTTCCATTTGTGAATACAAACGGGCATTGTCTATCGATACCGCGATCTGGGCCGATAACATTTTCAGCAATTCCAGACGGTCCCGGGTGAATACCCCCTGCATCAGATTATTTTCAAGATACAGGATACCGCTGATTTTTCCATGATGCATGACAGGCAGACACAATGCTGATTGAAGCTGATGCCGCTGAACATAGGGGTCATTCTGAAAACGGAGATCCTGTATCGCAGAGTCCAAAACCAGTGCGGTATGGGTGCGGACTGAGAACTGGATCATCGAAACAGGCAGAAATTCCCGGGTTTGTTCCTGTTCCAGTGGAATGGACTGCAACACATTAATTTGGTTCAACGTAATGGAACTTTCAGCCTCGATCAACCAGTGCCCCTCCTGTTCCAGCAACAGAATCCCACGTTGTGCTCCTGCGCTTTCAATCACAATTTGCATCAACCGTTTAAGCAGTCGTTCCAGAACAATTTCTTCAGAAATGCTATGGGTTGCCTTAAAGATGGTGTGCAGATCCAGAATATGTTCAGCGGTACCGCTCGAACCGGTTTGCATGGTCAAAGTCAGCCCTATATCAGCCCTTTTTGATTCATTGACAGGATGACCAAAATGCTGAAGAAACATCTTGCGGAGTTGCATCACCTTGGCGGTTGCGTTCCACTGTTCATACAACCGATGGGCTTCGATGAAATAGACTCTTGCCACCTGAGTTTGCCCCTGTTCCAGATAAAATACTCCGGCCAGTTCATTCGCCAGGGCTTCTTCCTGCAAATATTGATGTTTCCTCGCACCGTCGATGGCCTGAGTATGATACTGGATGGCCTGATCAAGATGGTGATGCAGGGCATAGAATTCTGCCAGTACGAGATCCAGCTTGTGTTGGTAATTTGCAGGGGAATGCCTGCTCCACAACTTCAACTGTTTCAGGTTTTTCTTTACTTTCCCCAGATGGCTCCGGGCTGTTTTTTTATCGGCTGTTTTTGCTAATTTTAGCAATGTCAGACATTCATAAAATCTGAACAGCGGGATATGCACACAACCTGTCAGGCTATTGATATGTTTTTCAATTTCCAGTGTGTTTTCCAGAGCCTGCTGATAGTTGCCAAACAGATAATTCAAGACCATCTTGTGCATGAACAGAACGAATATCGCGGTCTCATCCTGGGCTGTCAGATGTATTTCCAACAATTTTGATTCACTATAATACGTGCCCTCCATGAGCCATGGTTCTTGTGTTTCCTCCATCAGATTGGAAAGTGCCTGCATGAAGATGCTGTGATAATAATGGTAGGTCTGTTGTTTGTGTCTTCTGATCTGACTGCCGTAGGTCTGCATCTCTTCAAATACCGACTTGAGGGGAATTCCGGCAAAATAGGAATAACCGCAATACAGATGGGCCGACAGGGTGCCAAAGGAGATGTCGCCGATTTCCAGACCGATTTTATAATTTTTCAGCAAATCTCCCAGCGTGTCTCTCAGCGGTTCTTTCCAGTGACGAATCAACCCATCCACCAGAAACATGCTTCGCGCGTGAAACCGGCGGGTCATGGGACGTTCATTTAGTTTTATGGCAAGTTGCCCGATCCGATAGCCTTCATCCATGTCACCCAGTATGCCGCATAAAATCATGCCATAGGCAGAAAAAGCAAATGCGATTTCAGGGTAGTAGCCCATACGACTCGCAAACATGATTGACCGGAAAACCGCTACCGGAAACAAATTGGGAAAAGCCATGTAGGCCGAATGTGCGGTGTGATGCATAATGCGGAGGACAGACAACGCATGAGCTGAACCGGTATCAGGAATTGACAGTATGTCCTCATCAGACCTCCCCCAAAGGTTTAACTTCACTCTCAACAGATAGGCGACCAGATGCAGTTGGTTAGGCTTGGCAGGAAGGCCAAACCCGATTCGTTTTAGTAAACCCACCCCTTCCGTGACCGCTTTCCCGATTTGATTGCGGGCAAACAGCCATTGAAGCCTGATTTCATAGATCGGAATCTTGTCTTCCATTGATGTTGCATGCTTGAGTCCTGTTTGAATCAGCGTTTCTGTTTCCTCCAGGCGGGTGCTGAGAAACGATGCTTCAGCGGCGTGGGTGAAGAGTTCCAGACACAATTCATAATGTGTGCTCCAGTTTTCTGCATGGATCAACTGAATTGCGGTATACAGATAATTGAAAGCGGATTCATAAGCTCCCGACAATTTGGCTTTTTTTCCGGCAGTCAGATTCAGATGAATGATGGTCCATTGTTCTTCCGCAGAAGCAAAAATAAGCACACCATGATTGAGTTGATTGACCAGGTCAAAAATTCGTTCTTCCTGCTGTTGGGGATTGGGGTAATTCTTCAGAAGAATGCGGCCAATTCTGAGGTGATAAGGTGCTTTTTGTGTGTTAGAAATCAGGGAATAAGCGGCTTGCTGTACCCTGTCATGAATAAATCTGTATCTGGGATTGATGTACTGAAGTAAAATTCCATGTTTTGCTTCATCCAGAACTGGAGATTTTGCGTCAACGCCATGCAGGGAATGTAAAAGTTTATAGCTTTCATCCACAGGCAGAATCAGGCCTTCCTGGATTGCAGTACTCAGACAATGGATCAATTGATGTTGCGTCGATTCACAAACCATGAGTAGCGTCTGGAAATCAAAACTATTGCCCAGACAGGCGGCATTTTTGAGGGCTTCCTGAACCATTGGCAATAATTTCTGGAGTTTGGACGCCATGAGTTCGACAACATTTTCTGTGATTTCAGCCTGCTCAATCCTGTCTAAAGCCCAAATCCAGCCTTGTTTCTGACGTTCGAACCAGATCAGTTGATCCTCATACAGACGTTGCAGAAACTGATTGACAAAAAAAGGATTTCCATGGGTTTTGTGAAAGATCAACCGGGCAAGTTCCTGACACTGAGTCCTCTCCACATGCAGGGTTTCTTCAATCAGTTGACTCACATCCTCCAACACAAGTGGATTCAGATGAATGTGTTCAAGGGTTGAGCCGTAGGCTTCCAATTCCTTGAGTGCTATCAGGAGCGGATGTCCCGGTAGAACCTCATTGTCCCTGTAAGCCCCAATCAGCAACAGATATTGGGTTCCATCATCCCGCATGAGCAGTTCAAGCAGTTGCAAAGAAGCCAGATCCGCCCATTGAAGATCATCCATAAACAGCACCAGGGGATGTTCCTGGCGGGCAAGGGTACGGATGAACTGATGAAACACCACATTGAACCGGTTTTGCGATTCAATCGGCGGCAATGGAGGGACAGGTTCCTGCTTGCCAA from SAR324 cluster bacterium includes:
- a CDS encoding AAA family ATPase, with amino-acid sequence MNGLEHYHLKEQLHASPSTLVFRATRLKDQIPVVLKLLAKAPPLPEESNRFFREFQILQSLQEQKESLSGIIKVYDFQPHHNSWVMELEDFGGKSLTECLKQQGVPDLREFLRIAIQITGILGQVHHCQIIHKDINPSNILWNPDTGQIKLIDFGIATRLSREAQTVLNPNTLEGTLAYISPEQTGRMNRTVDYRTDLYSLGITFYEMLTGERPFQSHDPMELVHCHIAVTPPTPLQLIPDFPREISSIVMKLLEKTAEERYQSAFGLKADLEACLKQYETMGRIDSLHLGHQDISEKFQIPQKLYGRDAQIEQLMRTFHVVSHGRSAMLLIDGFAGIGKSSLVNEVHKPIVRQRGYFISGKYDQFQRNTPYASLIQAFQEFVRQLLTESDEQLETWQNKLQTALEPNGQIIVDVIPEIEYILGKQEPVPPLPPIESQNRFNVVFHQFIRTLARQEHPLVLFMDDLQWADLASLQLLELLMRDDGTQYLLLIGAYRDNEVLPGHPLLIALKELEAYGSTLEHIHLNPLVLEDVSQLIEETLHVERTQCQELARLIFHKTHGNPFFVNQFLQRLYEDQLIWFERQKQGWIWALDRIEQAEITENVVELMASKLQKLLPMVQEALKNAACLGNSFDFQTLLMVCESTQHQLIHCLSTAIQEGLILPVDESYKLLHSLHGVDAKSPVLDEAKHGILLQYINPRYRFIHDRVQQAAYSLISNTQKAPYHLRIGRILLKNYPNPQQQEERIFDLVNQLNHGVLIFASAEEQWTIIHLNLTAGKKAKLSGAYESAFNYLYTAIQLIHAENWSTHYELCLELFTHAAEASFLSTRLEETETLIQTGLKHATSMEDKIPIYEIRLQWLFARNQIGKAVTEGVGLLKRIGFGLPAKPNQLHLVAYLLRVKLNLWGRSDEDILSIPDTGSAHALSVLRIMHHTAHSAYMAFPNLFPVAVFRSIMFASRMGYYPEIAFAFSAYGMILCGILGDMDEGYRIGQLAIKLNERPMTRRFHARSMFLVDGLIRHWKEPLRDTLGDLLKNYKIGLEIGDISFGTLSAHLYCGYSYFAGIPLKSVFEEMQTYGSQIRRHKQQTYHYYHSIFMQALSNLMEETQEPWLMEGTYYSESKLLEIHLTAQDETAIFVLFMHKMVLNYLFGNYQQALENTLEIEKHINSLTGCVHIPLFRFYECLTLLKLAKTADKKTARSHLGKVKKNLKQLKLWSRHSPANYQHKLDLVLAEFYALHHHLDQAIQYHTQAIDGARKHQYLQEEALANELAGVFYLEQGQTQVARVYFIEAHRLYEQWNATAKVMQLRKMFLQHFGHPVNESKRADIGLTLTMQTGSSGTAEHILDLHTIFKATHSISEEIVLERLLKRLMQIVIESAGAQRGILLLEQEGHWLIEAESSITLNQINVLQSIPLEQEQTREFLPVSMIQFSVRTHTALVLDSAIQDLRFQNDPYVQRHQLQSALCLPVMHHGKISGILYLENNLMQGVFTRDRLELLKMLSAQIAVSIDNARLYSQMEDRVLQRTQDLQASLEQTMAKEREITHINQVLQTVNSTLDLDEVMKTAQIALNTVFAFNQIGLFLVNKERTHLQASRYFGYIHNDNLVEFYQLSIPLAGYTSFVSECCINNDPYYISPVTPELSEQFLPLDKKIYDMSPCRSYLLLPLHVQNKTIGVIVFSHRDEEFLLTDTDIMKADRYVNQIAAAINNAQLNQEIQQINASLEQKVMEQTHELRQALEKVQQASLKIEQNERMRHELATAKTVQQFLIPREDPVLDEIEIASYYKSASETGGDWYDFHHYAGDKRLDVLIGDVTGHGTPAAIITAMAASIYHSMEGHVHHAISTGLRSQMLHPSYLLQLLNQVLYSTTEGSFAMTFFYSVVDLEKKVLLYSSAGHNPCLLWRPSGFETEHKYPRKRRFTRDLFIRTPPLGYNRHPVYKIDIESLEKGDVLVWFTDGLIENTNEEGSMFGMKRLKHVLENSKDLSAHEIRDRIMQEANIFWKENPAEDDVTLIVGKIY